One Vigna unguiculata cultivar IT97K-499-35 chromosome 7, ASM411807v1, whole genome shotgun sequence genomic region harbors:
- the LOC114191344 gene encoding uncharacterized protein LOC114191344: MFGLSKDDCPKRTVPILRTTKDDLIREKLMLNNHILVQDLPGVHLAEVSPKPHFGPYYEVNGVNSIYNPRVDTKFQISMSHLWVQNGRIESTNKISLGWHVIPELYGDYGTHLYSSWTSDNYKKTGCYNIRCAGFVQTSNDQYLGARITNISVYGGPTVASLFSISQDPVTKNWWLSVENKFIGYFPIKLFSNMTSADQVGWGGRTKTHLDTNSPQMGSGHLPHFPYYNYNTRVCYFRQVFIRNSLRKSHEVQPYETYSFTDNPNCYDVKYPKSSVGYVLLFGGPGGKCGN; this comes from the exons ATGTTTGGATTGAGTAAGGATGATTGTCCGAAGAGGACTGTTCCTATTCTCAGAACAACAAAAGATGACCTTATTCGAGAAAAGTTGATGTTAAACAATCATATATTAGTTCAAGACCTTCCTGGTGTTCAT CTTGCAGAAGTTTCTCCTAAACCACATTTTGGTCCTTATTATGAAGTCAATGGAGTAAATAGTATTTATAATCCACGAGTTGATACAAAGTTTCAAATCTCCATGTCTCATTTATGGGTTCAAAATGGACGGATAGAATCAACTAACAAAATCTCATTAGGATGGCAT GTGATTCCAGAACTATATGGTGATTATGGAACTCATCTTTATTCCTCGTGGACG TCAGATAACTACAAGAAGACAGGATGCTATAATATTCGATGTGCAGGTTTTGTTCAAACTAGCAATGATCAatatcttggtgcacgaataaCCAACATATCTGTATATGGAGGACCAACTGTGGCGTctctcttttctatttctcaG GATCCAGTGACTAAAAATTGGTGGTTAAGTGTAGAAAATAAGTTTATTGGATACTTTCCAATAAAATTATTCTCAAACATGACCTCAGCTGATCAAGTAGGATGGGGTGGAAGAACAAAAACTCATCTTGATACTAATAGTCCTCAAATGGGATCTGGACATCTTCCTCATTTCCCTTATTATAACTATAATACTCGTGTTTGTTACTTTAGACAAGTGTTCATTAGAAATTCACTTAGAAAAAGTCACGAAGTTCAACCATATGAAACTTATTCCTTCACTGACAACCCCAATTGTTACGATGTCAAATATCCAAAAAGCTCTGTTGGTTACGTTCTCTTGTTTGGAGGACCTGGTGGTAAATGTGGAAATTAA